A single window of Corythoichthys intestinalis isolate RoL2023-P3 chromosome 21, ASM3026506v1, whole genome shotgun sequence DNA harbors:
- the chst3b gene encoding carbohydrate sulfotransferase 3b: protein MRIKYTIPIVFFVALVIIEKENNIISRVSDKLASKQTPQTPIQPSADVLLKQNVSFYPAGKLSSPFMLMKRRLENYSDYWQGVANGRKDILLLATTRTGSSFVGEFFNQQGDNMFYLFEPLWHVEKMLTLETGGTNATAAAKAYRDVLRQLFLCDFSLLESFIEPRPVDHITASLFRRGSSSSLCEESICSPFVKGVFERYHCMSRRCGPLNLTAASESCIQKEHRAIKSVRVRQLETLRPLAEDPRLDMKFIQLVRDPRAVLASRMVAFAPKYNNWKEWAVNSDVPMDDDEVKKLKVNCNNIRMSAEMGLRQPAWLRGRYMLVRYEDVARFPMRKAAEMYQFAGIPFTPQVKAWILKSTQASKETDGVYSTQKNSAEQVEKWRFSLPFKIVQVVQKVCGPTLKLFGYKFVMSEEMLTDKSISLIEDVL from the exons ATGAGGATCAAATACACCATACCCATCGTTTTTTTTGTGGCGCTCGTTATCATCGAGAAGGAGAACAACATTATCTCAAG GGTGTCGGATAAACTGGCCTCGAAGCAGACCCCCCAGACCCCGATACAGCCCTCTGCGGACGTGCTGCTGaagcaaaatgtttctttctACCCCGCGGGCAAGCTCAGCTCACCCTTCATGCTGATGAAGCGGCGCCTAGAGAACTACAGTGACTACTGGCAAGGGGTGGCAAATGGCAGGAAAGACATTCTTCTTCTGGCCACGACCAGAACCGGTTCGTCCTTTGTGGGCGAATTTTTTAACCAGCAGGGCGACAACATGTTTTACCTCTTTGAGCCTCTGTGGCATGTGGAAAAGATGCTGACGCTGGAGACAGGCGGTACAAACGCCACAGCTGCCGCCAAAGCGTACCGCGACGTTCTCAGACAGCTCTTCCTGTGCGACTTTTCACTGTTGGAGAGCTTCATCGAGCCTCGCCCCGTGGATCACATCACCGCCTCGCTCTTCCGTAGGGGATCCAGCAGCTCCCTGTGCGAAGAGTCCATCTGCAGCCCCTTCGTCAAAGGGGTCTTTGAGCGCTACCACTGCATGAGCAGGCGCTGCGGGCCCCTCAACCTTACCGCCGCATCTGAGTCGTGCATTCAGAAAGAACACAGAGCCATCAAGTCAGTAAGGGTGCGCCAGCTGGAAACGCTCCGTCCCCTGGCCGAGGACCCTCGTCTGGATATGAAATTCATCCAACTGGTTCGGGATCCCCGGGCGGTACTAGCCTCTCGCATGGTGGCCTTTGCCCCCAAATACAACAACTGGAAGGAGTGGGCCGTGAATAGTGACGTGCCTATGGACGATGACGAGGTGAAGAAGCTGAAAGTTAACTGCAACAACATTAGGATGTCAGCAGAGATGGGCCTCAGGCAGCCTGCTTGGCTGCGCGGCCGCTACATGCTAGTGCGCTACGAGGATGTTGCTCGGTTCCCCATGAGGAAAGCAGCTGAGATGTATCAGTTCGCCGGGATCCCGTTCACGCCGCAGGTCAAAGCGTGGATCCTGAAAAGTACGCAGGCCTCCAAGGAGACCGACGGCGTTTACTCCACTCAGAAGAACTCCGCCGAGCAAGTGGAGAAGTGGCGCTTCAGTTTGCCCTTCAAGATAGTCCAGGTGGTCCAGAAAGTCTGCGGGCCCACACTGAAACTCTTCGGGTACAAATTTGTCATGAGTGAAGAGATGCTAACCGACAAGTCGATCAGTTTGATCGAAGATGTTTTGTAG